The sequence GTGACGATCGTGACCACGGCGAAGACCGACGAGGAGGGCCGCCGACTCCTCGCGCTGCTGGGCATGCCGTTCCGCGAGTCGTAGGGAGAGTCGGAGGAGAAATGGCGAGAAAGGCACTCATCGTCAAGGCGATGAAGCCGCCCAAGTACCCGGTGCGGCATGTCAACCGGTGCAAGCTGTGCGGGCGCTCCCGCGCCTACATGCGGAAGTTCGGCGTCTGCCGGATCTGCTTCCGGGAGCTGGCGGCGAGCGGCAAGCTGCCCGGCGTGACCAAGTCGAGCTGGTAATGGACGGCGAGCGGAGTAGCGACGGACGATGACGATCAACGATTCCATTGCAGACATGCTCACGCGAATTCGCAACGCGGGCATGGCGCGCAAGCCGGAGACCTCCATGCCGTCCAGCAAGATCCTAGTGGCGATCGCCCGGATCTTGAAGGAAGAGGGCTACATCGAGGACTTCCGGGTGGAGGAGCGCCGGCCGTACCCGGTGCTGACGATCAAGCTCAAGTACACGCGGGATCGCCGGCACGCGATTCGGGAACTGCGTCGGATCTCCAAGCCCGGGCTGCGCGTCTATGCCGGGAAGGACGAGATTCCGCGGGTGCGCAACGGCCTCGGCATTGCCATCGTCAGCACCCCGCAGGGCGTGATGTCCGGGCATGAGGCTCGGCGCCGCGGCATCGGCGGCGAGGTGCTCTGCACCGTCTTCTAGCGACGCGCGGGCCTGTCGCGCTACGGAGGAAGCAGGATGTCACGGATAGGCAATCTCCCCATCCCGATCCCGGCGGGCGTCGAAGTCCAGATCGATTCGGGGGTGGTGCGCGTCAAGGGGCCGAAGGGGGAGTTGGAACAGCGGGTTCACCCCGCCATGCGCTTCGAGCGCGAAAGCGGGACGTTGCTGGTGCGCCGGCCGTCCGACGAGCGCCAGTTCCGCGCGCTGCACGGGCTGACGCGGACGCTGGTGGCAAATATGGTGCACGGCGTCACCGAGGGGTACCGCAAGGACCTGGAGATCCACGGCGTGGGGTACCGCGCGCAGCTTGAGGGCAAGACCCTCGTGCTGTCGCTCGGCTTCTCCCACCCGGTGCGGATCGACCCGCCGGAGGGGATCACATTTGTGCTCGAGTCCCCGACCCGGATCGGTGTCCAGGGGATCGACAAGCAGTTGGTTGGCGAGATCGCTGCGCGGATTCGCCGGGTCCGCCCGCCGGAGCCCTACAAGGGCAAGGGCGTGCGCTACCTGGGCGAGCGCGTGCGCCGCAAGGCCGGCAAGGCCGGCAAGGTCGGCAAGTAGCACGATGCGGGTGGGTCCGGGTAGCCATCAGTGGCGTTGCCCCGGCAGGGGCCGCCATCGGGTGGGCATCTCGGGCTGATACCCCTTCAAAGGAGTCACGACGCGGATGGGAAAGTACGAGTACAAGCGGACCCTTTCTCCGCGAAAGCGGCGCCACCTGCGTGTTCGCGCGAAGGTGAGTGGAACGCCGGAACGGCCGCGGCTCAACGTGTTCCGGAGCAACGAGCACATCTACGCGCAGGTGATCGACGACACGGTCGGTCATACGCTGG is a genomic window of Sphaerobacter thermophilus DSM 20745 containing:
- the rpsH gene encoding 30S ribosomal protein S8 → MTINDSIADMLTRIRNAGMARKPETSMPSSKILVAIARILKEEGYIEDFRVEERRPYPVLTIKLKYTRDRRHAIRELRRISKPGLRVYAGKDEIPRVRNGLGIAIVSTPQGVMSGHEARRRGIGGEVLCTVF
- a CDS encoding type Z 30S ribosomal protein S14 — encoded protein: MARKALIVKAMKPPKYPVRHVNRCKLCGRSRAYMRKFGVCRICFRELAASGKLPGVTKSSW
- the rplF gene encoding 50S ribosomal protein L6, whose protein sequence is MSRIGNLPIPIPAGVEVQIDSGVVRVKGPKGELEQRVHPAMRFERESGTLLVRRPSDERQFRALHGLTRTLVANMVHGVTEGYRKDLEIHGVGYRAQLEGKTLVLSLGFSHPVRIDPPEGITFVLESPTRIGVQGIDKQLVGEIAARIRRVRPPEPYKGKGVRYLGERVRRKAGKAGKVGK